One Falco peregrinus isolate bFalPer1 chromosome 6, bFalPer1.pri, whole genome shotgun sequence DNA segment encodes these proteins:
- the SBF1 gene encoding myotubularin-related protein 5 isoform X5 yields MARLADYFVLVGYDPGKRGSGDGQGQILQRFPEKDWEDNPFPQGIELFCQPSGWQLFTERNPPTFFVAVLTDINSERHYCACFTFWEAVESAQPQSHPRNGEGEEEEEEPSSPVQPAQLFAPKSLVLVSRLDHAEVFRNSLGLIYTIYVDGLSVSLENVIGNLLTCTIPITGGAQLDADDEAARTISLGAGDRQVIQTPINDSLPVSSCSVALLFRQLGITNVLYLFCAALTEHKILFLSSSYQRLTDACRALLALMFPLKYSFTYVPILPAQLLEVLSTPTPFIIGVHSIFQSETQELLDVVIADLDGGTVNVPECVHISLLPEPLLQQTREALSMVLDPELEVADLAFPPSTISASSLKMQDKEIRAVFLRLFAQLLQGYRWCLHIIRIHPEPVIRFHKAAFLGQRGLTEDDFLTKVLEGMAFAGFVTERGAPYRSIDLFDELVAYEVKRMRAEEGNKQKILRHIKELAEKLYKNENPYPAVTMHKVQKPTEGCHLRLHQKPFPHLDEGTVQWIIDQATAKLQTAPPAVKAEKKCMVPSGPPIAAIMERNGNALANSARRLEVVRNCISYVFENKMLEAKKLFPAVLRAMKGRAARHCLTQELNLHVQQNRAVLDHQQFDFIIRMMNCCLQDCTAMDEHGIAAALLPLVTAFCRKLSPGITQFAYSCVQEHVVWTNIQFWEAMFYCDVQNHIRALYLDNNEENHMDEESTEGPQEAKSALEIASEQLRLWPTMSREKQQELIQKEESTVFSQAIHYANRMSYLLLPLDTSKNRLLRSSGLGDVESVSNSFVTNSIAGSVAESYDTESGFEDAESSDVANYVVRFINRFVDKVCTESGVTNDHLKGLHVMIPDIVQMHIETLDAVHRESKRLPPIQKPKLLRPNLLVGEECVMEGLRVYLMPDGREEAAGGNIGGPPLLPAEGAIFLTTYRIIFKGTPTDPLVGEQVVIRSFPIASLTKEKKINIQAQVDQFIQEGLQLRSCTFQLLKIAFDEEVASDSAEIFRKHLHKLRYPQHVRGTFAFTVGQSPKQAMQPKAKEKNPSLRTLSKNLVKNAKKTIGRQYVTRKKYTPPMWEQRSSQHFPEDNEDEISVSEEMDRSTLTPTTTIKPSDKMTINHLVERACCRDYQRMGLGTLSSSLTRSKNEPFRISTVNRMYAICRSYPGLLIVPQSIQDNTIQRISRCYRQNRFPVVCWRNSRTKAVLLRSGGLHGKGVVGLFKSQNAPTAGPSQTDSTSLEQEKYLQAVINSMPHYADASGRNTLSGFTSAHMNSSDFSDKRQPKLGSLMKQVMGGKDDGPGTISRGGLGHRARVITLSTPKCVSAKGRETPRGKWGSIRAGGRISSYALNMEIGSRLAGKDLLGAQHNGTPSEASFLRQHRASLYIIGDKSQLKGVKPDPLQHWEVVPIEVFDVRQVKASFKKLMKACVPGCPSTDPSVAYLRSLEESEWLSQIHKILQISVLVVELLDTGSSVLVSLEDGWDITTQVVSLVQLLSDPYYRTLEGFRLLVEKEWLSFGHRFSHRGAQTLASQSSGFAPIFLQFLDCVHQIHLQFPMEFEFSQYYLKFLSYHYISNRFRTFLLDSDYERIELGLLYEEKGERKSQQVYKSIWDYIDRLNKKAPIFFNYMYAPEDGEVLRPYSNISNLKVWDYYTEETLSEGPSYDWELTQGQPEHVEEADRQDTSAPQTKRKIIWPCYDNRSRVEPDAISKLLEELHNLEMELGQVPERWKDTWDKVKASQRTEARQEGSRTPSSLLMSSGLSHHRRSLGVYLQESGVGSTLNLSLDSDTSSTSTPSSGKQGGRKSTSTLYSQFQMSESENRSYEGSLYKKGAFMKPWKPRWFVLDKTKHQLRYYDSRMDTECKGVIDLAEVESITPGTPSMGAPKTVDEKAFFDLKTTKRVYNFCAQDVQLAQQWIDRIQSCLSDA; encoded by the exons AGAACGATCTCGCTGGGAgcaggggacaggcaggtgATCCAGACACCCATCAATGATTCGCTTCCTGTCAGCAGCTGCAGCGTGGCCCTGCTCTTCCGCCAGCTTG GCATCACCAATGTGCTGTATCTCTTCTGTGCAGCGCTTACTGAACACAAGATCCTGTTTCTCTCCAGCAGTTACCAGAGACTGACCGATGCCTGCCGGGCTCTCCTTGCACTTATGTTCCCCCTCAAATACAG TTTCACGTACGTGCCCATCTTGCCTGCACAACTCCTTGAGGTACTGAGCACGCCGACACCCTTCATCATCGGAGTCCACTCCATCTTCCAGTCGGAGACGCAGGAGCTG CTGGATGTTGTTATCGCAGACCTGGACGGTGGGACAGTCAATGTCCCAGAATGTGTACATATCTCCCTGCTCCCTGAACCACTGCTCCAGCAGACCCGGGAAGCCCTCTCTATG GTCTTGGACCCAGAGCTGGAGGTGGCAGATCTTGCATTCCCCCCTTCAACGatttctgcctcttctctcAAAATGCAG GATAAGGAGATCCGTGCTGTCTTCCTCCGCTTGTTTGCACAGCTGCTTCAAGGCTATCGCTGGTGTCTGCACATAATCCGCATCCATCCTGAGCCAGTCATCCGATTCCATAAG GCAGCCTTCCTTGGGCAGAGGGGGCTGACGGAGGATGACTTCCTCACCAAGGTGCTGGAGGGCATGGCGTTTGCTGGCTTTGTGACTGAGCGGGGGGCCCCGTACCGCTCGATTGACCTGTTCGATGAG CTTGTGGCTTACGAAGTGAAGCGCATGCGTGCAGAAGAGGGgaacaagcagaaaatactgCGGCACATCAAGGAGCTGGCGGAGAAACTTTACAAAAAT GAGAACCCGTACCCCGCGGTGACCATGCACAAGGTGCAGAAGCCCACGGAAGGCTGTCATCTGCGCCTCCACCAGAAGCCTTTTCCCCACTTGGATGAGGGGACAGTGCAGTGGATCATCGACCAGGCCACTGCCAAGCTGCAGACAGCTCCTCCTGCTgtgaaggcagagaagaaatgCATGGTGCCATCGGGACCCCCCATTG CTGCCATCATGGAGCGCAACGGCAACGCCCTGGCCAACAGTGCCCGTCGCCTGGAGGTGGTCAGGAACTGCATCTCCTAcgtctttgaaaacaaaatgttagaAGCCAAAAAG CTATTCCCTGCTGTGCTGCGTGCCATGAAGGGCCgagcagccaggcactgcctgACCCAGGAGCTGAACCTGCACGTGCAGCAGAACCGGGCGGTGCTGGATCACCAGCAGTTTGATTTCATAATCCGCATGATGAACTGCTGTTTGCAG gACTGCACCGCCATGGACGAGCATGGGATTGCAGCCGCTCTCTTGCCGCTGGTCACCGCTTTCTGCCGA AAACTGAGCCCGGGCATCACGCAGTTTGCCTACAGCTGTGTGCAGGAGCATGTGGTGTGGACCAACATCCAGTTCTGGGAGGCCATGTTCTACTGCGATGTGCAGAACCACATCCGAGCCTTGTACCTGGACAACAACGAGGAGAACCACATGGATGAG GAGAGCACAGAGGGGCCACAGGAAGCCAAGTCTGCCCTGGAGATAGCGTCGGAGCAGCTGAGGCTCTGGCCCACCATGAGCCGAGAGAAACAGCAGGAGCTCATCCAGAAGGAGGAGAGCACGGTTTTCAGCCAGGCCATCCACTACGCCAACCGCATGAgctacctgctgctgcctcttgaCACTAGCAAGAACCGCCTGCTCcgcagctctgggctgggggaCGTGGAGAGTGTCAGCAACAGCTTCGTCACCAACAG CATTGCTGGCAGTGTGGCTGAGAGCTATGACACAGAAAGTGGATTTGAGGATGCAGAGAGTTCTGATGTGGCCAACTACGTGGTGCGATTCATCAACCGCTTTGTGGACAAAGTCTGCACAGAGAGTGGAGTCACCAACGACCACCTCAAGGGGCTGCATGTCATGATCCCTG ATATTGTACAGATGCACATAGAGACACTGGATGCCGTGCACAGGGAGAGCAAGAGGCTTCCTCCCATCCAGAAG CCAAAGCTGCTGCGTCCCAACCTGTTGGTGGGTGAGGAGTGTGTGATGGAAGGGCTCCGCGTGTACCTCATGCCTGATGGACGGGAagaagctgctggagggaaTATTGGTGGTCCACCTCTTCTCCCTGCAGAAGGAGCCATCTTCCTCACCACTTACCGCATCATCTTCAAAGGCACTCCCACGGACCCTCTGG TGGGGGAGCAGGTGGTGATCCGATCCTTCCCCATCGCCTCACTGACCAAAGAGAAGAAGATCAATATCCAGGCCCAGGTGGATCAGTTCATCCAGGAGGGCTTGCAGCTGCGCTCGTGCACATTCCAG TTGCTGAAGATTGCCTTTGATGAGGAGGTGGCTTCAGACAGCGCTGAGATCTTCAGGAAGCACCTGCACAAGCTGCGCTACCCCCAGCACGTGCGTGGCACCTTTGCTTTCACTGTGGGCCAGTCACCCAAGCAAGCCATGCAGCCCAAGGCCAAGGAGAAGAACCCCTCACTCAG GACGCTCTCCAAAAACCTGGTGAAAAATGCCAAGAAAACAATTGGCCGCCAGTACGTGACACGGAAGAAATACACGCCGCCCATGTGGGAGCAGCGGAGCAGCCAGCACTTCCCAGAGGACAACGAGGATGAGATCTCAG TGTCTGAAGAGATGGACCGAAGCACTTTGACCCCCACTACCACCATTAAACCTTCAGATAAGATGACCATCAACCACCTGGTAGAGCGAGCCTGCTGCCGCGACTACCAGCGGATGGGGCTGGgcaccctcagcagcagccttaCCCGCTCCAAGAACGAGCCCTTCCGCATCTCCACTGTGAACCGCATGTATGCCATTTGCCGGAG CTACCCCGGGCTGCTCATCGTGCCGCAGAGCATCCAGGACAACACGATCCAGCGGATCTCCCGCTGCTACCGCCAGAACCGCTTCCCTGTTGTGTGCTGGCGAAACTCCCGCACCAAGGCCGTGCTGCTGCGCTCGGGGGGGCTGCACGGCAAGGGTGTGGTGGGCCTCTTCAAGTCCCAGAACGCCCCCACTGCAG GCCCCTCGCAGACGGACTCCACCAGTTTGGAGCAGGAGAAGTACCTGCAGGCTGTGATCAACTCCATGCCGCACTACGCCGACGCCAGCGGGCGCAACACACTCAGCGGCTTCACCTCTGCGCACATGAACAGCTCAG ATTTCTCCGACAAGAGACAGCCTAAGCTGGGATCGCTCATGAAGCAGGTGATGGGAGGGAAGGACGATGGGCCTGGTACTATTAGCCGCGGAG GGCTCGGTCACAGAGCTAGGGTCATCACTCTCTCCACCCCCAAGTGCGTGTCAGCGAAGGGCCGCGAGACGCCCCGAG GCAAGTGGGGCAGCATCCGAGCCGGCGGGCGCATAAGCAGCTATGCCCTGAACATGGAGATCGGGTCACGCCTGGCCGGGAAAGACCTGCTGGGTGCCCAGCACAACGGCACCCCCTCGGAGGCCAGCTTCCTGCGGCAGCACCGGGCCTCGCTCTACATCATCGGGGACAAGTCACAGCTGAAG GGGGTGAAACCGGACCcgctgcagcactgggaggtGGTTCCCATCGAGGTGTTCGACGTGCGGCAGGTGAAGGCCAGCTTCAAGAAGCTGATGAAGGCCTGCGTGCCTGGCTGCCCCTCCACTGACCCCAGTGTCGCCTACCTGCGGTCCCTGGAGGAGTCCGAGTGGCTGTCCCAG ATCCATAAGATCCTGCAGATTTCGGTATTGGTGGTCGAGCTGCTGGACACGGGCTCCTCTGTGTTGGTCAGCCTGGAGGACGGCTGGGACATCACCACGCAG GTGGTCTCCTTAGTGCAGTTGCTGTCGGACCCCTACTACCGGACACTGGAGGGCTTCCGCCTGCTTGTGGAGAAGGAGTGGCTGTCCTTTGGGCACCGCTTCAGCCATCGCGGAGCCCAGACCCTGGCCAGTCAGAGCAGCGGTTTTGCCCCCATCTTCCTGCAGTTCCTGGACTGCGTACATCAG ATCCACCTGCAGTTCCCTATGGAGTTTGAGTTCAGCCAGTACTACCTGAAGTTCCTCAGCTACCACTACATTTCCAACCGTTTCCGGACATTCCTGCTGGACTCTGACTACGAGCGCATCGAGCTGG GCCTCTTGTACGAGGAGAAGGGTGAGCGGAAGAGCCAGCAGGTCTACAAGTCCATCTGGGATTACATTGACCGGCTGAACAAGAAAGCCCCCATCTTCTTCAACTACATGTATGCCCCTGAGGATGGGGAG GTGCTGAGGCCGTACAGCAACATTTCCAACCTGAAGGTATGGGACTACTATACGGAGGAGACACTTTCTGAGGGCCCTTCCTATGACTGGGAGCTGACGCAGGGGCAGCCGGAGCACGTAGAGGAGGCGGATCGGCAGGACACCAGTGCCCCCCAGACAAAGCGCAAGATCATCTGGCCATGCTATGACAACCGCAGCCGCGTGGAGCCTGATGCCATCTCCAAACTGCTGGAG GAGCTGCACAACCTGGAGATGGAGCTGGGGCAGGTCCCAGAGCGCTGGAAGGACACGTGGGACAAGGTCAAAGCTTCCCAGCGCACCGAGGCACGGCAGGAGGGCAGCCGG AcccccagctctctgctgaTGTCCTCCGGCCTCTCCCACCACCGGCGCTCGCTTGGCGTGTACCTGCAGGAGAGCGGCGTGGGCTCTACCCTCAACCTCAGCCTCGACAGCGACACCAGCAGCACCTCCACCCCCTCCAGCGGGAAGCAGGGTGGCCGCAAGAGCACCAGCACGCTCTACAGCCAGTTCCAGATGTCAGAGAGCGAGAACAG GTCCTACGAGGGGTCGCTGTACAAGAAAGGAGCCTTCATGAAACCGTGGAAGCCTCGCTGGTTCGTGCTGGATAAAACCAAACATCAG ctgcgGTACTATGACAGCCGGATGGACACGGAGTGCAAAGGGGTCATCGACCTGGCCGAGGTGGAGTCCATCACCCCAGGAACCCCCTCCATGGGGGCCCCCAAGACGGTGGATGAGAAAGCCTTCTTCGAT CTGAAGACGACAAAACGAGTTTACAATTTCTGCGCCCAGGATGTGCAGCTAGCCCAGCAGTGGATCGACCGCATCCAGAGCTGCTTGTCGGACGCGTGA
- the SBF1 gene encoding myotubularin-related protein 5 isoform X11, producing the protein MARLADYFVLVGYDPGKRGSGDGQGQILQRFPEKDWEDNPFPQGIELFCQPSGWQLFTERNPPTFFVAVLTDINSERHYCACFTFWEAVESAQPQSHPRNGEGEEEEEEPSSPVQPAQLFAPKSLVLVSRLDHAEVFRNSLGLIYTIYVDGLSVSLENVIGNLLTCTIPITGGAQRTISLGAGDRQVIQTPINDSLPVSSCSVALLFRQLGITNVLYLFCAALTEHKILFLSSSYQRLTDACRALLALMFPLKYSFTYVPILPAQLLEVLSTPTPFIIGVHSIFQSETQELLDVVIADLDGGTVNVPECVHISLLPEPLLQQTREALSMVLDPELEVADLAFPPSTISASSLKMQDKEIRAVFLRLFAQLLQGYRWCLHIIRIHPEPVIRFHKAAFLGQRGLTEDDFLTKVLEGMAFAGFVTERGAPYRSIDLFDELVAYEVKRMRAEEGNKQKILRHIKELAEKLYKNENPYPAVTMHKVQKPTEGCHLRLHQKPFPHLDEGTVQWIIDQATAKLQTAPPAVKAEKKCMVPSGPPIAAIMERNGNALANSARRLEVVRNCISYVFENKMLEAKKLFPAVLRAMKGRAARHCLTQELNLHVQQNRAVLDHQQFDFIIRMMNCCLQDCTAMDEHGIAAALLPLVTAFCRKLSPGITQFAYSCVQEHVVWTNIQFWEAMFYCDVQNHIRALYLDNNEENHMDEESTEGPQEAKSALEIASEQLRLWPTMSREKQQELIQKEESTVFSQAIHYANRMSYLLLPLDTSKNRLLRSSGLGDVESVSNSFVTNSIAGSVAESYDTESGFEDAESSDVANYVVRFINRFVDKVCTESGVTNDHLKGLHVMIPDIVQMHIETLDAVHRESKRLPPIQKPKLLRPNLLVGEECVMEGLRVYLMPDGREEAAGGNIGGPPLLPAEGAIFLTTYRIIFKGTPTDPLVGEQVVIRSFPIASLTKEKKINIQAQVDQFIQEGLQLRSCTFQLLKIAFDEEVASDSAEIFRKHLHKLRYPQHVRGTFAFTVGQSPKQAMQPKAKEKNPSLRTLSKNLVKNAKKTIGRQYVTRKKYTPPMWEQRSSQHFPEDNEDEISVSEEMDRSTLTPTTTIKPSDKMTINHLVERACCRDYQRMGLGTLSSSLTRSKNEPFRISTVNRMYAICRSYPGLLIVPQSIQDNTIQRISRCYRQNRFPVVCWRNSRTKAVLLRSGGLHGKGVVGLFKSQNAPTAGPSQTDSTSLEQEKYLQAVINSMPHYADASGRNTLSGFTSAHMNSSGKWGSIRAGGRISSYALNMEIGSRLAGKDLLGAQHNGTPSEASFLRQHRASLYIIGDKSQLKGVKPDPLQHWEVVPIEVFDVRQVKASFKKLMKACVPGCPSTDPSVAYLRSLEESEWLSQIHKILQISVLVVELLDTGSSVLVSLEDGWDITTQVVSLVQLLSDPYYRTLEGFRLLVEKEWLSFGHRFSHRGAQTLASQSSGFAPIFLQFLDCVHQIHLQFPMEFEFSQYYLKFLSYHYISNRFRTFLLDSDYERIELGLLYEEKGERKSQQVYKSIWDYIDRLNKKAPIFFNYMYAPEDGEVLRPYSNISNLKVWDYYTEETLSEGPSYDWELTQGQPEHVEEADRQDTSAPQTKRKIIWPCYDNRSRVEPDAISKLLEELHNLEMELGQVPERWKDTWDKVKASQRTEARQEGSRTPSSLLMSSGLSHHRRSLGVYLQESGVGSTLNLSLDSDTSSTSTPSSGKQGGRKSTSTLYSQFQMSESENRSYEGSLYKKGAFMKPWKPRWFVLDKTKHQLRYYDSRMDTECKGVIDLAEVESITPGTPSMGAPKTVDEKAFFDLKTTKRVYNFCAQDVQLAQQWIDRIQSCLSDA; encoded by the exons AGAACGATCTCGCTGGGAgcaggggacaggcaggtgATCCAGACACCCATCAATGATTCGCTTCCTGTCAGCAGCTGCAGCGTGGCCCTGCTCTTCCGCCAGCTTG GCATCACCAATGTGCTGTATCTCTTCTGTGCAGCGCTTACTGAACACAAGATCCTGTTTCTCTCCAGCAGTTACCAGAGACTGACCGATGCCTGCCGGGCTCTCCTTGCACTTATGTTCCCCCTCAAATACAG TTTCACGTACGTGCCCATCTTGCCTGCACAACTCCTTGAGGTACTGAGCACGCCGACACCCTTCATCATCGGAGTCCACTCCATCTTCCAGTCGGAGACGCAGGAGCTG CTGGATGTTGTTATCGCAGACCTGGACGGTGGGACAGTCAATGTCCCAGAATGTGTACATATCTCCCTGCTCCCTGAACCACTGCTCCAGCAGACCCGGGAAGCCCTCTCTATG GTCTTGGACCCAGAGCTGGAGGTGGCAGATCTTGCATTCCCCCCTTCAACGatttctgcctcttctctcAAAATGCAG GATAAGGAGATCCGTGCTGTCTTCCTCCGCTTGTTTGCACAGCTGCTTCAAGGCTATCGCTGGTGTCTGCACATAATCCGCATCCATCCTGAGCCAGTCATCCGATTCCATAAG GCAGCCTTCCTTGGGCAGAGGGGGCTGACGGAGGATGACTTCCTCACCAAGGTGCTGGAGGGCATGGCGTTTGCTGGCTTTGTGACTGAGCGGGGGGCCCCGTACCGCTCGATTGACCTGTTCGATGAG CTTGTGGCTTACGAAGTGAAGCGCATGCGTGCAGAAGAGGGgaacaagcagaaaatactgCGGCACATCAAGGAGCTGGCGGAGAAACTTTACAAAAAT GAGAACCCGTACCCCGCGGTGACCATGCACAAGGTGCAGAAGCCCACGGAAGGCTGTCATCTGCGCCTCCACCAGAAGCCTTTTCCCCACTTGGATGAGGGGACAGTGCAGTGGATCATCGACCAGGCCACTGCCAAGCTGCAGACAGCTCCTCCTGCTgtgaaggcagagaagaaatgCATGGTGCCATCGGGACCCCCCATTG CTGCCATCATGGAGCGCAACGGCAACGCCCTGGCCAACAGTGCCCGTCGCCTGGAGGTGGTCAGGAACTGCATCTCCTAcgtctttgaaaacaaaatgttagaAGCCAAAAAG CTATTCCCTGCTGTGCTGCGTGCCATGAAGGGCCgagcagccaggcactgcctgACCCAGGAGCTGAACCTGCACGTGCAGCAGAACCGGGCGGTGCTGGATCACCAGCAGTTTGATTTCATAATCCGCATGATGAACTGCTGTTTGCAG gACTGCACCGCCATGGACGAGCATGGGATTGCAGCCGCTCTCTTGCCGCTGGTCACCGCTTTCTGCCGA AAACTGAGCCCGGGCATCACGCAGTTTGCCTACAGCTGTGTGCAGGAGCATGTGGTGTGGACCAACATCCAGTTCTGGGAGGCCATGTTCTACTGCGATGTGCAGAACCACATCCGAGCCTTGTACCTGGACAACAACGAGGAGAACCACATGGATGAG GAGAGCACAGAGGGGCCACAGGAAGCCAAGTCTGCCCTGGAGATAGCGTCGGAGCAGCTGAGGCTCTGGCCCACCATGAGCCGAGAGAAACAGCAGGAGCTCATCCAGAAGGAGGAGAGCACGGTTTTCAGCCAGGCCATCCACTACGCCAACCGCATGAgctacctgctgctgcctcttgaCACTAGCAAGAACCGCCTGCTCcgcagctctgggctgggggaCGTGGAGAGTGTCAGCAACAGCTTCGTCACCAACAG CATTGCTGGCAGTGTGGCTGAGAGCTATGACACAGAAAGTGGATTTGAGGATGCAGAGAGTTCTGATGTGGCCAACTACGTGGTGCGATTCATCAACCGCTTTGTGGACAAAGTCTGCACAGAGAGTGGAGTCACCAACGACCACCTCAAGGGGCTGCATGTCATGATCCCTG ATATTGTACAGATGCACATAGAGACACTGGATGCCGTGCACAGGGAGAGCAAGAGGCTTCCTCCCATCCAGAAG CCAAAGCTGCTGCGTCCCAACCTGTTGGTGGGTGAGGAGTGTGTGATGGAAGGGCTCCGCGTGTACCTCATGCCTGATGGACGGGAagaagctgctggagggaaTATTGGTGGTCCACCTCTTCTCCCTGCAGAAGGAGCCATCTTCCTCACCACTTACCGCATCATCTTCAAAGGCACTCCCACGGACCCTCTGG TGGGGGAGCAGGTGGTGATCCGATCCTTCCCCATCGCCTCACTGACCAAAGAGAAGAAGATCAATATCCAGGCCCAGGTGGATCAGTTCATCCAGGAGGGCTTGCAGCTGCGCTCGTGCACATTCCAG TTGCTGAAGATTGCCTTTGATGAGGAGGTGGCTTCAGACAGCGCTGAGATCTTCAGGAAGCACCTGCACAAGCTGCGCTACCCCCAGCACGTGCGTGGCACCTTTGCTTTCACTGTGGGCCAGTCACCCAAGCAAGCCATGCAGCCCAAGGCCAAGGAGAAGAACCCCTCACTCAG GACGCTCTCCAAAAACCTGGTGAAAAATGCCAAGAAAACAATTGGCCGCCAGTACGTGACACGGAAGAAATACACGCCGCCCATGTGGGAGCAGCGGAGCAGCCAGCACTTCCCAGAGGACAACGAGGATGAGATCTCAG TGTCTGAAGAGATGGACCGAAGCACTTTGACCCCCACTACCACCATTAAACCTTCAGATAAGATGACCATCAACCACCTGGTAGAGCGAGCCTGCTGCCGCGACTACCAGCGGATGGGGCTGGgcaccctcagcagcagccttaCCCGCTCCAAGAACGAGCCCTTCCGCATCTCCACTGTGAACCGCATGTATGCCATTTGCCGGAG CTACCCCGGGCTGCTCATCGTGCCGCAGAGCATCCAGGACAACACGATCCAGCGGATCTCCCGCTGCTACCGCCAGAACCGCTTCCCTGTTGTGTGCTGGCGAAACTCCCGCACCAAGGCCGTGCTGCTGCGCTCGGGGGGGCTGCACGGCAAGGGTGTGGTGGGCCTCTTCAAGTCCCAGAACGCCCCCACTGCAG GCCCCTCGCAGACGGACTCCACCAGTTTGGAGCAGGAGAAGTACCTGCAGGCTGTGATCAACTCCATGCCGCACTACGCCGACGCCAGCGGGCGCAACACACTCAGCGGCTTCACCTCTGCGCACATGAACAGCTCAG GCAAGTGGGGCAGCATCCGAGCCGGCGGGCGCATAAGCAGCTATGCCCTGAACATGGAGATCGGGTCACGCCTGGCCGGGAAAGACCTGCTGGGTGCCCAGCACAACGGCACCCCCTCGGAGGCCAGCTTCCTGCGGCAGCACCGGGCCTCGCTCTACATCATCGGGGACAAGTCACAGCTGAAG GGGGTGAAACCGGACCcgctgcagcactgggaggtGGTTCCCATCGAGGTGTTCGACGTGCGGCAGGTGAAGGCCAGCTTCAAGAAGCTGATGAAGGCCTGCGTGCCTGGCTGCCCCTCCACTGACCCCAGTGTCGCCTACCTGCGGTCCCTGGAGGAGTCCGAGTGGCTGTCCCAG ATCCATAAGATCCTGCAGATTTCGGTATTGGTGGTCGAGCTGCTGGACACGGGCTCCTCTGTGTTGGTCAGCCTGGAGGACGGCTGGGACATCACCACGCAG GTGGTCTCCTTAGTGCAGTTGCTGTCGGACCCCTACTACCGGACACTGGAGGGCTTCCGCCTGCTTGTGGAGAAGGAGTGGCTGTCCTTTGGGCACCGCTTCAGCCATCGCGGAGCCCAGACCCTGGCCAGTCAGAGCAGCGGTTTTGCCCCCATCTTCCTGCAGTTCCTGGACTGCGTACATCAG ATCCACCTGCAGTTCCCTATGGAGTTTGAGTTCAGCCAGTACTACCTGAAGTTCCTCAGCTACCACTACATTTCCAACCGTTTCCGGACATTCCTGCTGGACTCTGACTACGAGCGCATCGAGCTGG GCCTCTTGTACGAGGAGAAGGGTGAGCGGAAGAGCCAGCAGGTCTACAAGTCCATCTGGGATTACATTGACCGGCTGAACAAGAAAGCCCCCATCTTCTTCAACTACATGTATGCCCCTGAGGATGGGGAG GTGCTGAGGCCGTACAGCAACATTTCCAACCTGAAGGTATGGGACTACTATACGGAGGAGACACTTTCTGAGGGCCCTTCCTATGACTGGGAGCTGACGCAGGGGCAGCCGGAGCACGTAGAGGAGGCGGATCGGCAGGACACCAGTGCCCCCCAGACAAAGCGCAAGATCATCTGGCCATGCTATGACAACCGCAGCCGCGTGGAGCCTGATGCCATCTCCAAACTGCTGGAG GAGCTGCACAACCTGGAGATGGAGCTGGGGCAGGTCCCAGAGCGCTGGAAGGACACGTGGGACAAGGTCAAAGCTTCCCAGCGCACCGAGGCACGGCAGGAGGGCAGCCGG AcccccagctctctgctgaTGTCCTCCGGCCTCTCCCACCACCGGCGCTCGCTTGGCGTGTACCTGCAGGAGAGCGGCGTGGGCTCTACCCTCAACCTCAGCCTCGACAGCGACACCAGCAGCACCTCCACCCCCTCCAGCGGGAAGCAGGGTGGCCGCAAGAGCACCAGCACGCTCTACAGCCAGTTCCAGATGTCAGAGAGCGAGAACAG GTCCTACGAGGGGTCGCTGTACAAGAAAGGAGCCTTCATGAAACCGTGGAAGCCTCGCTGGTTCGTGCTGGATAAAACCAAACATCAG ctgcgGTACTATGACAGCCGGATGGACACGGAGTGCAAAGGGGTCATCGACCTGGCCGAGGTGGAGTCCATCACCCCAGGAACCCCCTCCATGGGGGCCCCCAAGACGGTGGATGAGAAAGCCTTCTTCGAT CTGAAGACGACAAAACGAGTTTACAATTTCTGCGCCCAGGATGTGCAGCTAGCCCAGCAGTGGATCGACCGCATCCAGAGCTGCTTGTCGGACGCGTGA